A stretch of the Candidatus Binatia bacterium genome encodes the following:
- a CDS encoding aminoglycoside phosphotransferase family protein: MTHISSRGYESRETASSPPMDARHGDPILDPSRASRILQNAISDSGWFVQEVRSVDVLSERPDKRRTLRFRVSARRAGSPFSEVTWHGLQYRSGEGDRMLPVLRFLRAAAAPEIRVPVPLGYAREHRLLIQTTMDGRPLAGVLEDPIESRVAASLKRLGRALASFHAIRSPGPSARSTERPAFGRWDAAAEAQALDEVVARLRQSGIDGRTADRLRDGAGSLKAELIDDGGVSRSPSMVHRQLRPTHVIFGADGISVVDLDDASFAEPELDLGTLIAHMMLSDLKRSSEARMAAARADALRAGYLGGGVLRPNRLAAYTSAALLRLAADEKSKNGGVGAPDWTRLTSLVIEEALPELSGARA; encoded by the coding sequence ATGACCCACATCAGCAGCCGCGGTTACGAGTCGCGCGAGACTGCCTCGTCGCCTCCGATGGACGCGAGGCATGGAGATCCCATTCTGGACCCGAGCCGCGCGTCGCGGATTCTTCAGAACGCCATCTCCGATTCAGGATGGTTCGTCCAGGAGGTGCGTTCGGTGGACGTGCTGAGCGAGCGGCCCGACAAGCGCCGGACGCTGCGTTTCCGCGTGAGCGCGCGCCGGGCAGGCTCCCCCTTCTCGGAGGTCACGTGGCATGGCCTGCAGTACCGCTCCGGCGAGGGAGACCGGATGCTTCCCGTCCTTCGCTTCCTACGCGCGGCGGCCGCTCCCGAGATCCGCGTTCCCGTTCCGCTCGGCTATGCGCGCGAGCACCGGCTTCTGATCCAGACCACAATGGACGGCCGCCCGCTCGCGGGCGTGCTGGAGGACCCGATCGAGAGCCGCGTCGCGGCCAGCCTGAAGCGGCTCGGCCGGGCGTTGGCCTCCTTCCATGCGATCCGCTCGCCCGGGCCCTCCGCGCGAAGCACCGAACGTCCCGCCTTCGGGCGATGGGACGCGGCCGCCGAGGCGCAGGCCCTGGACGAAGTCGTGGCCCGTCTCCGCCAGTCCGGGATCGACGGGCGAACGGCCGACCGGCTGCGCGACGGAGCCGGATCCCTGAAGGCCGAGCTGATCGACGACGGCGGGGTGTCGCGAAGCCCCTCAATGGTCCACCGGCAGCTCCGCCCCACGCATGTCATCTTCGGAGCCGACGGGATCTCCGTGGTGGACCTGGACGACGCGTCGTTCGCCGAGCCGGAGCTGGACCTCGGCACGCTGATCGCGCACATGATGCTTTCCGATCTGAAGCGGAGCAGCGAGGCGAGGATGGCCGCCGCTCGGGCGGATGCCTTGCGCGCCGGATACCTCGGGGGCGGCGTGCTCCGGCCGAATCGCCTGGCCGCCTACACCTCGGCGGCGCTCCTGCGATTGGCCGCCGACGAGAAGTCGAAGAACGGCGGGGTCGGCGCGCCCGACTGGACGCGGCTCACATCGCTCGTGATCGAGGAAGCGCTTCCGGAACTGAGCGGCGCGAGGGCTTGA